A genome region from Brassica oleracea var. oleracea cultivar TO1000 chromosome C2, BOL, whole genome shotgun sequence includes the following:
- the LOC106322539 gene encoding protein phosphatase 2C 70-like, which translates to MAMLETKIIIIVILLLLMVLMLFLFSLVILFACKPWRYLPLFRSSTFKLGELQRPLVSDGDGEHLNQGQTGEEGSREYDLEGACYQNEGILQGRAYKQRLPSSSPHLNQGRTLKHPADKVSLGDVETDDLQDNTSQSLQHDLEKERLSELSPGLVIVNDQRSWLCLEVISGPSIGLQFAVHSVSTSKLPLGLGRVPPSGMLLKDPEVSGKHAQITWNSTKFKWELVDMGSLNGTLLNSRSVSHPDLGSRKWGQPVGLASEDIITLGTTTKLYVLISSQNEFKTPFRVGVASDPMAKRRGGRKLPMEDFCYYKWPLPGVNKFGLFCVCDGHGGAGAAQSAVKIIPEVLANILSDSLEKEKVLSQRDASDVLKDVLAKTEARLEDHLYEGCTATVLLVWKDDEENLFAQCANLGDSACVINLDGRYIQMTEDHRVASLTERRRIQEAGLSLRDNETRIFGINLARMLGDKFPKQHDGRFSAEPYISEPLRIDQSNKDVFAVLASDGLWDVVSPSKAVQLVLQMREKERGTEDSAEKIAKGLLDQANVMRTKDNTSIIYLDFDPSL; encoded by the exons ATGGCGATGTTAGAGACGAAGATTATTATTATTGTGATATTATTATTATTGATGGTGCTTATGTTGTTTCTCTTCTCCCTCGTCATCCTCTTCGCCTGCAAGCCATGGCGCTACCTTCCCCTTTTCCGATCCTCTACCTTCAAG TTGGGGGAATTGCAGAGGCCGCTTGTATCTGATGGTGATGGTGAGCATTTGAACCAAGGCCAAACCGGTGAGGAGGGGTCAAGGGAATATGATTTAGAGGGAGCTTGCTATCAGAATGAAGGGATTTTGCAGGGACGGGCTTACAAACAAAGGCTTCCTTCTTCGTCTCCCCATCTCAACCAAG GTCGAACGCTTAAACATCCAGCTGACAAGGTTAGCTTGGGGGATGTGGAAACCGATGACTTGCAGGACAACACAAGTCAGAGCCTACAGCATGATCTGGAAAAGGAGAGACTTTCCGAGCTTTCTCCAGGACTTGTTATTGTTAATGATCAAA GAAGTTGGCTGTGCCTGGAGGTCATTTCGGGTCCATCCATTGGGCTTCAATTTGCTGTTCACTCCGTGAGTACTTCCAAGCTGCCATTGGGCCTTGGAAGGGTTCCTCCTTCTGGTATGTTATTGAAGGACCCTGAGGTTTCAGGGAAGCATGCACAAATCACATGGAACTCTACT AAATTTAAATGGGAGCTGGTAGACATGGGTAGTTTAAATGGAACTCTCTTGAACTCTCGGTCAGTAAGCCATCCTGATTTAGGCAGCCGAAAGTGGGGTCAGCCCGTTGGGCTTGCAAGTGAAGATATAATAACTTTGGGAACAACGACAAAGCTCTAT GTCCTTATCTCATCTCAGAATGAGTTTAAGACACCGTTCAGAGTTGGTGTGGCCTCAGATCCCATGGCCAAGCGTCGCGGAGGCAGGAAACTTCCAATGGAAGATTTTTGTTATTACAAGTGGCCGCTTCCTGGGGTTAATAAG TTTGGGCTGTTTTGTGTTTGTGATGGACATGGGGGAGCTGGGGCTGCTCAGTCCGCTGTAAA AATTATTCCTGAGGTTCTGGCGAATATTTTATCAGACTCTCTGGAGAAGGAGAAAGTGTTATCACAGCGAGATGCTTCGGATGTTCTCAAGGACGTGCTTGCGAAAACAGAAGCACGCTTGGAAGATCACCTATATGAG GGTTGTACAGCTACTGTTCTCTTGGTCTGGAAAGACGATGAAGAAAATTTATTCGCACAGTGTGCCAATCTTGGTGATTCAGCATGTGTAATCAA CCTTGATGGGAGATATATACAAATGACTGAAGATCATCGAGTGGCTAGCTTGACCGAGAGAAGAAGAATTCAAGAAGCAGGACTATCTTTGAGAGATAATGAGACTAGGATCTTTG GTATAAACCTTGCACGGATGCTAGGAGACAAATTTCCAAAGCAGCATGACGGCCGTTTCAGCGCAGAGCCATATATAAGTGAGCCTTTGCGTATCGATCAATCTAATAAAGACGTGTTTGCTGTATTGGCTAG TGATGGACTATGGGATGTGGTGAGTCCGAGTAAAGCTGTGCAGCTGGTGCTTCAG ATGCGAGAGAAAGAGAGAGGGACAGAAGATAGTGCAGAGAAAATAGCAAAGGGTTTACTTGATCAAGCTAATGTGATGCGTACAAAGGACAACACCTCCATTATTTACTTAGATTTTGATCCTTCTTTGTAA
- the LOC106321589 gene encoding caffeoylshikimate esterase, whose amino-acid sequence MGLHPIADADERNPFGSLSADEFYAKHSVSHSSAFITNPRGLKLFTQWWSPLPPTPPVGIVAVVHGFTGESSWFLQLTSILFAKSGFITCAIDHQGHGFSDGLVAHIPDINPVVDDCISFFDDFRSRQETPDLPCFLYSESLGGAIALYVSLRQRGAWDGLVLNGAMCGISRKFKPPWPLEHLLFVVANLIPTWRVIPTRGSIPDVSFKEPWKRKLALASPRRTVARPRAATAYELIRICNELQEKFEEVDVPLLIVHGGGDVVCDPACVEELHRRAASEDKTIKIYPEMWHQMVGESEENVDLVYGDILNWLKSRAESAAERKREGRAAVDGGA is encoded by the coding sequence ATGGGTCTCCATCCAATCGCCGACGCCGACGAACGCAACCCTTTTGGCTCCCTCTCCGCCGACGAATTCTACGCGAAGCATTCCGTCTCTCACTCCTCCGCCTTCATCACCAACCCTCGCGGCCTCAAGCTCTTCACCCAGTGGTGGTCCCCACTCCCTCCAACTCCCCCCGTCGGCATCGTCGCCGTCGTTCACGGCTTCACCGGCGAATCCAGCTGGTTCCTCCAGCTCACGTCCATCCTCTTCGCTAAATCCGGCTTCATCACCTGCGCGATCGACCACCAGGGGCACGGATTCTCCGACGGCCTCGTCGCTCACATCCCCGACATCAACCCCGTCGTCGACGACTGCATCTCCTTCTTCGACGACTTCCGTAGCCGTCAGGAGACGCCGGATCTCCCCTGTTTTCTCTACTCCGAGTCCTTAGGCGGCGCGATCGCTCTCTACGTCTCGCTCCGCCAGAGAGGCGCGTGGGACGGGCTCGTCCTCAACGGCGCCATGTGTGGGATCAGCAGGAAGTTCAAGCCGCCGTGGCCGTTGGAGCATTTGCTCTTCGTCGTGGCTAATCTCATCCCTACGTGGCGCGTAATCCCCACGCGCGGCTCCATCCCTGATGTTTCGTTTAAGGAGCCGTGGAAGAGGAAGCTTGCGCTGGCTAGTCCTAGGAGGACGGTGGCGAGGCCACGCGCCGCCACGGCGTACGAGCTGATTCGAATTTGCAATGAGTTGCAGGAGAAGTTCGAGGAAGTGGATGTTCCGCTTCTGATCGTGCACGGCGGAGGGGACGTTGTTTGTGATCCGGCGTGTGTGGAGGAGCTTCATCGGCGAGCAGCGAGCGAGGATAAGACGATCAAGATCTACCCCGAGATGTGGCATCAGATGGTTGGGGAATCCGAGGAGAACGTTGATTTGGTTTACGGTGATATACTGAATTGGCTGAAGAGCCGAGCGGAAAGCGCTGCGGAGAGGAAACGGGAGGGACGCGCCGCCGTTGACGGTGGAGCTTAG
- the LOC106326025 gene encoding uncharacterized protein LOC106326025 — translation MAEKQFAEEADVKIRAAAAASDLEHMAAESSVVPDFERGRFYDVYSARRNERLKRKKGGEEEDAVVKGTLYNLGVDPMPTKRRGTFKKKKAMVETTTTPRYSLRSTVTKDNKKPLSVAVSTMKAVSSTRRVMSI, via the coding sequence ATGGCAGAGAAACAGTTTGCCGAAGAAGCAGATGTCAAGATCAGAGCTGCTGCTGCGGCTTCAGATCTTGAACATATGGCTGCTGAGTCATCCGTGGTTCCAGACTTCGAGAGAGGGAGGTTCTACGACGTGTATTCGGCTAGGAGGAACGAGCGGTTGAAAAGGAAGAAAGGAGGAGAAGAAGAAGATGCTGTAGTCAAAGGAACTCTGTACAATCTCGGAGTGGATCCCATGCCGACCAAGAGAAGAGGAACCTTTAAGAAGAAGAAGGCGATGGTTGAGACAACAACAACGCCGAGGTATTCTCTGAGGAGCACAGTTACCAAAGATAACAAGAAGCCTCTGAGTGTCGCTGTAAGTACTATGAAAGCTGTCAGCAGCACCAGGAGGGTTATGAGTATCTGA